In Camelina sativa cultivar DH55 chromosome 17, Cs, whole genome shotgun sequence, the genomic stretch AGATTTTTCTTGGTAAGCTCCCCTCACTTGTTctggattatttttgtttcaaaaaaaaacacttgctCTAATCATGTGTGTGATTTGACCAGGAACCACCATTGGCTTCTTGGTCATCCTGTTTGCAGTTACCTGTATCAAACAAAGGATGAAGCACCGGAAAGACACTGAGCTCCGACAAAAATTCTTCGAGCAAAATGGCGGCGGCATGTTGATTCAGAGACTCTCAGGAGCAGGGCCATCAAATGTTGATGTCAAAATCTTTGCTGAGGAAGGCATGAAGGAAGCAACTAATGGTTATGATGAGAGCAGGATCCTGGGTCAGGGAGGCCAAGGAACGGTCTACAAAGGGATATTACCTGATAATTCCATAGTTGCTATAAAGAAAGCTCGGCTAGGAGACAGTAGCCAAGTAGAGCAGTTCATCAATGAAGTGCTCGTGCTTTCTCAAATCAACCATAGGAACGTGGTCAAGATCTTGGGATGTTGTTTAGAGACAGAAGTTCCGTTGTTAGTCTATGAGTTCATAACTAATGGCACCCTTTTCGATCACTTGCACGGTTCATTGTTCGATTCTTCTCTAACATGGGAACACCGTCTGAGAATAGCCATAGAAGTTGCTGGAACTCTGTCATATCTACACTCCTCTGCTTCTATTCCAATCATCCATCGTGATATCAAGACTGCTAATATTCTCTTGGATGAAGATTTGACTGCAAAGGTAGCTGACTTTGGTGCATCAAGGCTGATACCAATGGATAAAGAGCAGCTCACAACTATGGTGCAAGGCACTCTCGGCTACTTAGACCCAGAATACTACAACACAGGGTTGTTAAACGAAAAGAGcgatgtttatagttttgggGTGGTCCTCATGGAACTTCTCTCAGGTCAAACAGCATTATGCTTTGAACGGCCACAAACCTCGAAACATTTAGTGAGTTACTTTGCTTCTGCCATGAAAGAGAATAGATTGCATGAGATTATTGATGGGCAAGTGATGAACGAGGATAATCAGAAGGAGATCCATGAAGCTGCAAGAGTTGCTATCGAATGTACAAGATTGACGGGAGAAGAAAGGCCAAGGATGAAGGAAGTAGCTGCAGAGCTAGAAGCCCTAAGactcacaaaaacaaaacataaatggTCAGATCAGTATCCTGAAGCAGAGGATGTTGAGCACTTGCTAGGTGTTCAAATCCTATCAGCTCAAGGCGAAACCAGTAGTAGCATTGGCTATGACAGCATCAAGAATGTATCAATATTAGATATTGAAGCTGGCCGCTGATATTTATCAGTCACCAGCTCTGCTAAAATCACATACTATAAAAATCTTTTGTCTGTAAAAAAATCTTAAGTCATATCTCTATTGCTTTACTCTCCCCTTGAATGGTAAACTAGTGCTCATGAATCATCAATTATTCCATATATATTGATAAGTTAATTAGTAAGTTACAAACTAACAACTCAAGATAAACTATATCATCATCTCCTGGTCGAATTCATCACCGATTCAGCTTGATCAACCAAAAGAAAAGCTTGATGAAGAGACGGAGGAGGATCCATAAGCATGATTCGCGTTCTCACAAAGCTTAATTCTTTCTTCAACCCCATCAAAAACCCGTAACGCTGCTCCTTCTCTCTCGCTTCTTTACCTCGTTTCACACCCTCGCAATTACAACCACCGCACTTACACTCA encodes the following:
- the LOC104756479 gene encoding wall-associated receptor kinase 4-like: MKVQDLFLVAIFCLSYTQLVKGQPCPSTRCGNVKIEYPFGISSDCYHDNDPSFKLICKEEKLFLKNLEVLSISHSSQLRVMVPKSFSCFNSQGNITSWSYFRGPNLGNLTLSENNKLTAIGCNTFAFLTAFGTRKNSSVGCTSLCESTPVENRECNGAGCCQNAVPEASNRFNFSPYTFTYQKTSERTYISNCIYAFLVENGTFEFNGGEDFNNLRNVTHFPVVLDWSIGNQTCEQVGRGICIGENSKCSNSTTKTGYVCVCEDGYHGNPYLGCQDINECANTDPIRKHNCADSNTCENTPGSFHCNCQSGFNLIATNSTMTCLPIHTPVYVPPVYVRWTQIFLGTTIGFLVILFAVTCIKQRMKHRKDTELRQKFFEQNGGGMLIQRLSGAGPSNVDVKIFAEEGMKEATNGYDESRILGQGGQGTVYKGILPDNSIVAIKKARLGDSSQVEQFINEVLVLSQINHRNVVKILGCCLETEVPLLVYEFITNGTLFDHLHGSLFDSSLTWEHRLRIAIEVAGTLSYLHSSASIPIIHRDIKTANILLDEDLTAKVADFGASRLIPMDKEQLTTMVQGTLGYLDPEYYNTGLLNEKSDVYSFGVVLMELLSGQTALCFERPQTSKHLVSYFASAMKENRLHEIIDGQVMNEDNQKEIHEAARVAIECTRLTGEERPRMKEVAAELEALRLTKTKHKWSDQYPEAEDVEHLLGVQILSAQGETSSSIGYDSIKNVSILDIEAGR